The following coding sequences are from one Nicotiana tabacum cultivar K326 chromosome 1, ASM71507v2, whole genome shotgun sequence window:
- the LOC107829569 gene encoding F-box only protein 13-like, with translation MASRRNLKRKSPEEDGDGFVFPLDELNQDLLEKVLSWLPSSTFLRLTSVSKRWKSAATSSTFHLACSQIPSRDPWFYMVDSSSLSSPFVYDSSEMNWKKLLTYPSNFLEKNQKNDSNFLPVAASGGLLCFHNSEKNEFLIFNPVNSSCRKLPLVDYCNTLCAIGMISTQESYRLFLVFGEFPTLSFRVYDSVTNLWGESAIMSRKFSSCPAAESYSTDDEEDDDGRMLYFLGKCGNVVATEIQKTPCKQYSSIITKNGCNGQEILYFLNSNGKVVVCNFAEKYFFEYPRLLPLSHEYSIDLVEYGGELLVVVLSEFLETASLRVWKFDEKSWIWNQGLAMPVAISHEFYGKKVDINCTGGDGEKMFVCISNAADESCRYFLCNLVGNEWTELPACSVDGYNRKFSCAFSFQPRIEASV, from the coding sequence ATGGCCTCTAGAAGAAATCTGAAGAGGAAATCCCCTGAAGAAGATGGAGATGGTTTTGTTTTTCCATTGGATGAGCTTAATCAAGATCTTCTTGAGAAGGTTCTTTCATGGCTACCATCTTCCACTTTTCTCCGCTTAACCTCAGTTAGCAAAAGGTGGAAATCAGCTGCTACTTCCTCTACTTTCCACCTCGCTTGCTCTCAAATTCCATCTAGAGATCCTTGGTTTTATATGGTTGATTCTTCTTCACTATCATCTCCCTTTGTGTATGATTCTTCTGAAATGAATTGGAAGAAATTACTCACTTACCCATctaattttcttgaaaaaaatcagaaaaatgatTCTAATTTCCTCCCTGTTGCTGCTTCTGGTGGACTACTCTGTTTCCACAATAGTGAAAAGAATGAATTCCTCATTTTCAACCCTGTTAATTCCTCTTGTCGCAAGCTCCCTTTAGTGGATTATTGCAATACCCTTTGTGCTATAGGAATGATTTCCACTCAAGAATCATATAGACTTTTCCTGGTTTTTGGTGAATTCCCAACTCTTTCCTTTAGAGTCTACGATTCAGTGACTAATCTCTGGGGAGAATCTGCAATTATGAGTAGAAAATTTTCTAGCTGCCCTGCAGCTGAATCCTACAGTACTGACGATGAAGAAGACGACGATGGTCGAATGCTGTATTTCTTGGGTAAATGTGGCAATGTAGTAGCAACTGAAATACAAAAAACCCCATGTAAACAGTACTCCTCAATAATCACCAAGAATGGTTGTAATGGCCAAGAGATTCTGTATTTCTTGAACTCCAATGGCAAAGTTGTGGTTTGCAATTTTGctgaaaagtacttttttgagtACCCAAGATTACTCCCTCTTAGTCATGAGTATTCTATTGATTTGGTTGAATATGGAGGAGAGTTGCTTGTGGTTGTACTCTCTGAATTCTTGGAAACTGCGAGCCTCAGAGTGTGGAAATTTGATGAGAAGAGTTGGATTTGGAATCAGGGTTTGGCAATGCCAGTagcaatttcacatgaattttatgGGAAGAAAGTGGATATCAACTGCACCGGAGGAGATGGTGAAAAGATGTTTGTGTGTATTTCTAATGCTGCTGATGAGAGTTGTAGGTATTTCTTGTGCAATTTGGTTGGAAATGAATGGACTGAATTGCCTGCTTGTAGTGTTGATGGTTATAACAGGAAATTCAGTTGTGCTTTCTCTTTTCAGCCTAGGATTGAAGCTTCtgtgtga